Genomic segment of Microbacterium sp. M28:
TTGCCGTTCACAGCTCTGGTGACTACCGTGGCATCCGAAGTTATCCACAGGGGGGCCTGCCGTCGAGGCGACTCTCCGATCCTCGTCTGCACGGAGCGCCATGTCCTCGCCTGCCCACCCCGACGTCCCGGTCTGGAACGAGGTGCTCGAGGTCCTGGCGGACGACGACCGCGTCACCCCGCAGCTGCAGGGCTTCCTCTCGCTCGCCGTCCCCGCCGGCGTGATGGGCGCGACGCTGTATCTGGATGTGCCCAACGACCTCACTGCGGCCCAGATCAACAAGCGTCTGCGGGTTCCGCTCATGGAGGGCCTCGCGCAGACCGGCGGCGAGGTCACCTCGTTCCGCGTCGTGGTGAATCATGAGCTCGCCGATCAGCCGACCGCTCCGATCGCCGTCTCGGATTTCGCCCGCATCGATCCGCCCCGCGTGGAATCGCCGATGGAGCAGCCGAGCGCGGTCCGTCATGAGTCCCGCCTGAATCCGAAGTACACGTTCGACAACTTCGTCATCGGCCAGTCCAACCGCTTCGCGCACGCTGCGGCTGTCGCCGTCGCCGAGGCGCCGGCCAAGGCCTACAACCCTCTGTTCATCTATGGTGACTCGGGGCTCGGCAAGACCCATCTCCTGCACGCCATCGGCGACTACGCGCAGTCCCTGTATTCCGGAGTCAAGGTCCGGTACGTGTCGAGCGAGGAATTCACGAACGACTTCATCAACTCGATCGCGAACAACCGCGGCTCCGCCTTCCAGGCCCGCTATCGCGACGTCGACATCCTTCTCATCGACGACATCCAGTTCCTGCAGGGACGCGCCGAGACGCAGGAAGCCTTCTTCCACACGTTCAACACGCTGCACGATCACAACAAGCAGGTCGTGATCACCAGCGATGTGGCGCCCAAGCATCTGACCGGCTTCGAGGATCGGATGCGCAGCCGCTTCGAGTGGGGTCTCATCACCGACGTGCAGGCACCGGACCTCGAGACGCGAATCGCGATCCTCCGCAAGAAGGCGCAGAGCGAAGCGCTCCACATCCCCGACGAGGTGCTCGAGTACATCGCCACGGTGGTTTCGTCGAACATCCGTGAGCTCGAGGGCGCACTCATCCGCGTCTCAGCGTTCGCGAGTCTGAATCGTTCCTCGCTCGACATCGCCCTCGCACAGACCGTTCTGCGCGACATCGTCGACACCGCCGAGGACAACATCATCTCGCCGACGGACATCATCACCGCCACGGCGCAGTACTTCAAGCTGACGGTCGACGACCTGTACGGCTCGAGCCGCTCGCAGCAGATCGCCACGGCCAGGCAGATCGCCATGTATCTGTGCCGCGAGCGCACGAACCTCTCCCTACCCAAGATCGGCCAGCTCTTCGGCAACCGCGACCACACGACGGTGATGTACGCGTACAAGAAGATCAGCGAGCTCATGAAGGAGCGTCGCTCCATCTACAACCAGGTGACCGAGATCACCACTCAGCTCGGCCGCCGCTGACTCCAGGTGCTGACGGGTCGCTGCTCAGCGCGTTCACCCGTTTCGACTCGCTCCGCTCGCTCAACGAGCGAAGAGAATGCCGCTCGACCCTTCACGCGATCGCCTCGACGAAGCGACCCACCTCCCTCGCCTCCCTATCCGGCGCAGCCGTCGACGAAGTCGACGCTGCCCTCCCCTCACCTTCCCTTCCCTTCCCCCGACGCGGTCGGACCACCGGTCATACCCCGATGAGGGTGTGGATGCCGCGGAGCGAGCATCGGGAGGGGCCCGCGAAGCGGGAGGGTCCCCGCTCTGCGAGCGAAGCGGCATCCCCACACCCGGCGCCGACACCCGGGCGCCGACACCCGGCGCCCACACCGGCGTCGACGACCGGACGACGGGCCCGCCCTCTACCTCCCGCATGCAGAACTCGGCACTTGACACGCCGCGCCGCCCTCGGATATGCCCGTTTGCACATGTGGATAACTTGTGGATGAATCCCGTTGTTAACGGGACGAATCGATGCTGGACGCGTCATCCT
This window contains:
- the dnaA gene encoding chromosomal replication initiator protein DnaA, whose amino-acid sequence is MSSPAHPDVPVWNEVLEVLADDDRVTPQLQGFLSLAVPAGVMGATLYLDVPNDLTAAQINKRLRVPLMEGLAQTGGEVTSFRVVVNHELADQPTAPIAVSDFARIDPPRVESPMEQPSAVRHESRLNPKYTFDNFVIGQSNRFAHAAAVAVAEAPAKAYNPLFIYGDSGLGKTHLLHAIGDYAQSLYSGVKVRYVSSEEFTNDFINSIANNRGSAFQARYRDVDILLIDDIQFLQGRAETQEAFFHTFNTLHDHNKQVVITSDVAPKHLTGFEDRMRSRFEWGLITDVQAPDLETRIAILRKKAQSEALHIPDEVLEYIATVVSSNIRELEGALIRVSAFASLNRSSLDIALAQTVLRDIVDTAEDNIISPTDIITATAQYFKLTVDDLYGSSRSQQIATARQIAMYLCRERTNLSLPKIGQLFGNRDHTTVMYAYKKISELMKERRSIYNQVTEITTQLGRR